GAATGTGGTAATCGGATTAGGAGGGGAATAATTTGTTTACAATCCCTAATTTACAGCGCTGGATTCCATTATCAACCACGCCATTGGGTTTAAGCGATAGTAAGATGACCCTGGGGAACAAAAGGCAAACTATTATATTTCCCACAATTAGATCTGCGCACACAACAAAACCCAAAAGCAAATCTGGAATGCAGGAAATTACATACAGGACACATAACTTAATTACATCTGGCCAAGTTTATAACCGCGCATATGTGCAGGGCAAGAGCAGAATATAAATTGCTAAATTTAAGgtgcgtgtgtgtctttttctgtgtgcgtgtgtgttttgagagtgtgtgtgtcccagaataagggagagagagagggtttctgtgtgtgtgtgtgtgtgtgtgttagaggtTGCTGGCTTTGCCCTCTTTTAAGGCACATATCGTTTTCTGTTTGCGCTACGGGAATGGGGTCTGAATGAATGATGTATTCCTACCTTTGAGACGCGGACAAATTAGTGAGGAACATTATCGCTGGTTAATTATGAATGACCGATTAATCAAGCTAATCTAATATTCACCATTATGTTGATGTTATTAAAGCACATCGCAGGAATGACGGAGTGCCTTAATTTACCCTTTCTCGCATGGTCAAACGCGCCCAGGACGCACTGCGTTGCTGCAGCCTACCTGCACCCTGGCCTCGGTCAGGTTGATCTTCATGGCCAGCTCCTCTCGGGTGAACACGTCCGGGTAGTGAGTCTGGGCAAAGACAGCCTCCAAAGCCTCCAGCTGCATGGACACAAAGCAACAATTATACTTTAGAAACGTTTAGTTTGTACTCATCAGTTTAGTTTaacctttcttttctttccttttctttccttttctttccttttctttcattttcttttcttttcttttcttttcttttcttttcttttcttcctcaatATCATCCTCATCGATACATACTGTTTAAGATTAGAAAAAAGGGCTTAGGGATAAGAtacagaaaaagaggagaaatctAAAAAGGGCTTCAAAATTGGCCTAACGTCAAATTGGCTCCTTGCAGACAGTGGAGAATTTACAGCTGTATTCACGCCAAATCTATTCGAAAGGTCAAATAGCTGATGATTTGTAAAGGTTTTCTAatcttgcatttttattttcaattatctGAATGTTTTCATCGCATCAAACCTTCCAGGCCTTCATTTTTGGTTATGATATCTGGAAAGCAAAGCACTGTTCAAGTCCATGAAAAAACTTTGCAAAGTTCTTTTCCTGCATTTAATACAGTCACACATGTTTGTTGCACCTAAGTAAAGTTTTAGGTATTTCTCATTCTCCATATTTTAATTACCTGTTGCAGTGTAAATGTTGTTCTGTTCCTCCGCTGTTTTCTGCGTAGAAATCCATCATCAAAATCAGCCGGGGCGTGGTTGCCAAAACCGCTGGAATTCACTAAGATAAaagtttaataaagaaaatatagtcACCTAATGTTATAATAAAAAGAGGTTTTCAATTTGATAATAGTGTGCAAAATTAATTCTGTAAACTTGAAATTCATCTCtaagaaataaaagaatataaaaaatgttaccAAAGTAGATTAGGGAATTTATTCTCTGGcacattttgtatttccatTAGCTGCATGAAACATTGATCTTCAAACATTGAGAGGAACCATGACGGACTAAGAGCCATGACACCCAACATCTGTGCCCGGGACAAAACGCCCCCTCTGCCCCGGGGCCAAACCACCAGGCGCTTTTCACCGACAACAGCCAGCAGATTGAGAAAGCCAAGAGAAAATCATACTTAACCCTTTGTGtccacattttgaatttgtagGAAATAAAAGATTATATAACTAATTACGGCACTGCGCTAAGCATTCTCATCTAAGTTTATATTTTTGGAAAATACAAGATTCCACAGTGTTAATTTAACTGCAGATTAAAATACAGTGTGTAAAGCTTTTAATTAATCACTGTATAAAAACAAGGTTGCCTTTACTGGGTCGTGTCAtttcaaatacaaattaaacgtatgaattaaaatagaaataagaaAACATCTGCTTAGGCCTTTTGTCGGTGCcccagcaacacacacacacggcttgCGCGCAAGTACGCAGCCTAAATATCACAAAACTTTACAGACTGCGGCTGTAAGAGGGACATTAGAAATAAGTCGCTTCTATGTGAAATCAACTAAATAAGAGGCTGtaaaaatgctggaaaaaaacaactcacatGTGTTGGAGCGGCAACACTCTCCGTCCAACTGAGGCGGACAGTGAAAGTAGAACATCCTGGCGCGTTTGTAAGCTGCAAAACCGAACCTGGAACAGAGACAAAAAGTTTCAGCGCAGATCTTAAGACCGGCTACACTGCGATGCAAACGAATGGTGGAAAACTCTATACATGAAATCGTCCGAAGAAGAGGAGACGCCGAATGGAACTTAGGAGGTTTAAAAGCTGATGTGAGACATCATCCTACCTGCAGTGAGGATGCTGATGTGAGTGAGTTTCCGCTCTGGAGAGAAGTGGCTGCTGCACTTCCACTGACTCTCTGACTCTGTCTGGGAGTGTCCagatctccctctctctctctctttctatctccttctctccctctcgctctctcgcacacacacacacacacacacacacacgcgaacacacacatctctgtctctctgtctgtctttctctgggAGTGTCCAGATGTCTCCATAACTGTATAACTGTCTACAGAGTGTTAAGGCTTTCAGCAAGTGTCGCAGAATCTCACGCCTAATTGGTCCTAATCGGATTATCATGGCTTTGTCTGTTTCACCCCCAACCTCTggtatgcgtgtgtgtttgtgtgtgtgtgtcagaaagaTAGAAGGAGAGTGGGGGTGAGAGGCGATGTACCCAGGGTAGCAAACGGCAGCTCTGCTCTTGTGCCAAAAAATTCATCACAAGTGATTGTTATTCTAGAGTCAAGCATATTCCCTaaccacaaacatgcacacatacccgctgcactttttatttggttctttcatatattaaaaaaaggaggATGACTGCTTTTGGGTTTTAGATTGACTGTCGGGTGGGTTAATTGCTCGTCAGGGTGTGTTAAGGGGTCCACTTTACAAGGGGTTGCGCATGTAGAACACTCACAAGGCcaaatttttgattttgttcaCAGCAAGGGGTCCTGCGATTTATTTCGCTTCCTCGGATAAATGATCTGCTGCGGGACCCTTTCAATTAGTTTTAAAGCGCATCTGGGACGGCAGAGCGCAGACGCCATGCGTCTCTGAGGTGGAGGCAAAATGAGGCTGCGAGAAGCAGCTGAAATTTAGAAGAGGAGTGCGGGATTGGACTAAACCACATAAAGTGCAGAAAATCCCTTCTAATGGCGCGTAATTGGTTCTGTAATATCATTACAGGCGGATAATGGCCAGTTACAGGGCCCCGCGCTATTAAGGGTTTCCCTGGCGTGCAGCGTTTATGTTATTAAAGGGGGAATATAATGATATTTTAGTTATTAAATGCGCGTAATTAATTTATGCACCACTGAAAATAAAGTTGTTATTATGACCTCGGTGAGGTGCGTGGAGAAAATTGAAATCAAATAACGTCTGATAACTTTATCCCAATATTTGGTCTAGACAACTCTGACAAGAGTGCAGgcctgaggtgtgtgtgtgtgtgtgtgtgtgtgtgtgtgtgtgtgtgtgtgtgtgtgtgtgtgtgtgtgtgtgtgtgtgtgtgtgtgtgtgtgtatctgcttCCTGTCAGCGCCTTTCTCCCCATCCTCTGATGATTGCCTAAATATGACTAAGgtctaataaaaacattatagaATATTCCTGCTATCGATTATGTAGAGGGCCTAACCTTTTTAAGTTGAATGCTGCAGGTCTTTTATAAACATATATTCTAAATAAGTAAAACGAAGAGAGCTGCAAAGCTGTATTTTGTCTTAGATTTCGTTGATTTCTGGAATTCCCTGGGGTCTTGTTACATACCTGGATATTTCTGACAGGATAAGTATACTGTAATATGACAGGGCTGTGCTGTCCTCAGAATATGATTTTCTCTACTTATATATCAATCCCAACTCTatagttttattcttttttctcctcctatTTTTCCTACCATTGTGACATGTAATGCTTACAATGATTTGAATTAAAGAAGTAAAGGAAACTGTTAACACAAATCTGTCAACtgacattttcacaattttactTATCACCTCTACTttggtaaatattaaaatgtagtaCAAAGTCTTTCCAAAACTGAACTTAAATTTAGGAAGTGCTTATCATTTACTACAAAGTACAATTATCGTTTTTATATTGCAACACTGAAGTTTAATGCATACAATTTATGCAAAACATtccaggttttttgtttttagaaaacaagGCAACAACTCTGCTTTCTGACAATTTTCACAAATAATTGGAGGTAGATCATTTTAATATTCCTTTAAAAATGCCCTATGCCACCATACATCCCACCcacattacattatttaataacCAGCCCCAATGGGTGACAGGTCATATTTACACAACACCCTACTCCTCACTAATAGCAAAACCAAGGTATTTGAGgtacaaatatttaaagtgaacaATATGTAACTGAGAAAGTCATTATTCAAGGTATTACAGTTTCAACTTTGaggcagaaacaaaacaagtgaATTCAAGTTTGCCCAGGTAGGaacaatgacaaacagaaacaaaagaaattgcaatatttccatgaataaaagcacaaaaccaACCTGATTTTGCATATGAAATAAATATGGCTCTGCCACAGATACTCACATTAGTTTATCCATAAACGGAACAATTAGTTGTGGTGAACAAATACTTATATGCAAATTGTCCTTCACAGAATTGCGAAAACATCAGCATGAATCAAGTGATATCAATGTATTTTTGTGACACATCCGAATTTGACACCTTGACATAAAAGTCTTTTAGGCTTTAACTCACGGGCTGATATTTGACAAATACTCAAATATGCATCCCACTTcagtttttccacttttatgtatgttttactTAACGGAACTGCTCCTTTAGTCTCCAGATCCCCTCCTGACCAGATGTCCTATGAAAGTCACAGATGCTCCTGAGTAACTCTCTGAATACAGGAGCCTGTTCCTGGGTCAGTCTTGGTTTGAAGTACTCCAGCACTTCCTGGGTGGTGGCCTGTCCATCCACATTTGCCTGGAAGGCAACAAAGTTGCGCAAATCCACTAAAAGCTCATCGTGATCAGTGGGTGGTGCTCGGCTAGAGCTTGTTCCTGCAGCTCCAAAGctatcctcctcttcctcagcttCTTCTCTTTGGCTCGAGGGCAGACTGAGGTGATTACGGGCTTTCATCTTGGCTAGCAGGGAGGACGAGGAGAGTGGGGTGGAGTTCAAGTCACTTTCTGCTCCCTCCCCACTGAAATGAGCTTCTGCGCCAGGCTTCTTTGATACAGATTTCTTTACTACAGCAGCATCCTAAAGAGATGATAATTTACAGAATATGGgatcaaaaatgcaaaaaatctTCTATTAACTTAGCATAAGTTTTCCCCCTAATCACACTACTTTTACCTTGCATTTGCTTGGAGTAGAGATGGACTGAACAGGAGGGGAAACCAAGAGTGAATTCTTCTTTTGTCCAAACCGTTTCCTTAGATAGCAAACAAGGGAAAcagatgttttaattaacattaccGAAGCTGTAATCAATCCCAGTTTGTCAGAGTGAGACTACGTACcttgcaggaggaggagggggtgtatTGAAGGGTAGCCTGCACTGCTGGCGAGAAACCTTAAGGGCTTTAAGAGCATCTTTGGCCACTCGGTTGGCTTCTGCCTCCACAAGAACATAGTCAGGATTGGAGGACTCCATAATAGTGTCATGCTGCATAACACTGTGGATACCTGAATAAAACCACAGACGATGggtaacaagaaaacaaaacaataaaaaattaatcaaagaagtttgttttgcaagactaaaaaaacaatgtctgtTTTGTCAGATGGCGAGTGCACAAAAAGCGTACCCGATTTCTTGAACAGCTTTGCCAAGACATAATCGTCTGATTTCTTCTGGTCGTGTGTTTCGCTGTCTTCACTGTCTTTCTTGTAGGTCTTTTTCTTCACCAAGTGAGAGATGCGGTGGCCTTCAAACCGAGCATCTTGGGAGTGTTTGCGTTTCTTGTGTTTGCGTTTATCTGAGTCACAgtgctttctcttttctctgtgtttctgttggctGGTAAGGACAGAGTCTTTGTCTTCACGTGAACTGGGTGAGTCAGAGTTTTTCACCGCTGGCTTGGCTGCGTTGCAATCTTGCTTTTCTCGTCCTGCATGGTGTGTATTTGCTGAAATATTTGGCTCAACATCCACTCCATTTTGGTTGGTGTGTTTACTACACATGGGGACGTTTGGATTACCATGAAAGTTTTTACTCCACAGCGAGGTAATGCCATCTCTAAGTGCAGGAGCATTTGTGGAAGAGTGTCTGCTGTGTGCACCAGATTCATTCTGGTTTTCTAAGGAGTGTGTAAGTGCATGGCTGCCATGGTTTACTGTGTGTGATGGCCTTGGCCTCTCTGGTTTCTTGGGTGCCTTAACATCAGAACCTGTACCTATATGcggatcaaaaacaaaaattgctaAATTCTTCGAAATCAAATCTATCAAATATCAAATCTAACAAACTATTGACCAACCAGACAATCCACGTTTCTATAGTAGTAATAAAatggacaaacagaaaaaagtgcaTACCTGCAAATATAGCGCTGGTCTCTGTTCCCTGAGATCCATCAGGGTCAGACAGTGTAAAGAGTTCATAAATGTCATTTGACTTGAAGAACCGTCTTTGTTTAGGATCCTTAAGTACACGGTTGGTGAGAAACTGTTTGAAGATTTGCCTgaattacaacaaataaaatatagaatTAGATTCCTGTGTGTAATTTGCTACTTTGTCTCAGCAGGCAACTGTGATCCTCTGTCATCACAGAGTAGTTTGGCTGATAGATGATAAAATTAGTTAAGCACACAACTGGAGGTATCAAAATAGAATCTCTGCTTCCAACTTGCcttttcaaagcactttacagacACAAGTGAAACAGAGCAATGGTTTAGAAGTCCTAGATTGGCCATTTAATAATGCAGGAAAGCGTTTCAATTACTGAGAACGGGGAGAGTGCAAGTAGTAATACAGCAGTGATGTGAGCAATTAGTCATGTCATTGCCAATATTCATGAATGTGTGAAGTCAATGGAAAGACAACAAAATGGAAGATGGGCTGAGAGAATGCACAAAAGCCACAACAgtaatcttgtttttttaaagtttgtgatTAAATTTCATATCCAAAAGTGTTTACATGTTAACATGTAAGCAAATGCTGCTGTCTGACCTGTGATAGATTTTTTCCTCAATGGTCCCTGCAGTCAGTAGTCTGTAGATCGTTACTTGCTGCTTCTGCCCAATCCTCCATGCTCGTTCCCGTGCCTATGAACATAATAGCTTGCAATAAATGTTTAGGTAAATTCActgtataaaagaaaaaaaaaaaaaaaaaggaattaaaccAATTCTGTTCAGGTTTTTCAAATCTCAACCTCAAAAAGCAGCAAGTAACAAAGAGAAATTGGTTATGAAagtcaagaaaagaaaaaaaaatatgacaaatttaTCTTAGAAATAACGCTCTTCTTCCTTTCAAGGCAttacaaactaaaataataataaagcactaaatgttttacttgaaTCTTTGTATTTATCTAACCTGTGTGTCAGTACTGGGGTTCCAGTCTGGGTCATAGATGATGACTCTGTTGGCTCCAGTCAGATTGACTCCCAGACCTCCAACTTTAGTTGTCAACAAGAAGATGAAAATGGAATTATCCTGTAAAATAGAAAGAGGATGGAAAAACTGTCAATGATTAATGAACATAACACAGTTTCATACTCCTTATGATAATCACTTGGCAGTGTAatcatataaatacatttatttagtaaattGTTAACCTAAATTGTATTGTTAAACCAAAAATATGATAATATGCTGTCATCTCCAATTAATCTCTATTTGAGAGAATCAAATAACCTAATGTAAACTTGTCTTTTCGTTggaaagtattttgttttttcaaatagaTCACTATTATAATTTTAAGACAAGAATGTATTCTTCTaatgcggtgtgtgtgtgtgtgtatgtatatttacttatttattttaaatacaatggTGTATATTCAAAGAACAAATTTTTAGCAattagtgtttctgtgtgtgttttgtctcagTATGAGCAGTGTTTCAATGAAGCATTTCACCCCCCTGGACAGGATTTTCACGAGAAATACTCAGAGTCATAAGGGATGGTTAATTCTTACCTCATTGTAGTGAGCGATGAGTGGCTGTCGGGAAGCTATTGTGGTAGTGCCATCCATTTTCAAATAGGAATAGTTATTCTGCCTCACAAACACCTCAAAGATATCCAACATCTGGAAGGGAGGAAGATGATAAAGACAGGCGAAGGAAGGtggtgagagggagagaagaaaagaggagacCAAGGGTTGGATTATCTCTAAAAGGATTAGAGCAGATTAATATTACATGGACAGAGATACCGACAGGGAGGGTTTCAGGTTCCCTCTGAGGTATAATCTTATTGGTATTGACTGCAACAGCTGGGgcctctctttctcacacatgcacgcaATTTACGTGGGTTGTAGGCAGCCAGCagcaattaaatacatttacaagttCAGTACAAATTTAACATATAAACCTAAAGCAGGAAAGAAATCTGATTTATTGTCTATGCAAAAATCCATTGCCTGTATATTAACAAAAATTAttctaaaatgtattgaatACATACAACTGCTTAATAAAAGTGATTATTAGAGTGAATCCACCAGTGTGTTCCTAACCTGTCTAGACTGAGTGAAGAGTAGGACTCTGTGTCCTTGTTTAAACCAGAGACGCAGCAGTGACTCCACCACTATTAGCTTGCCTGAACGTTTCCAAAAGCCAAAGTGTTCCTCCTCATTTAGCTGGTCCTCTGGGATTCCCTTTAGCATCCGGGGGCCACCGGAGAAAAGGTCCGGGTGGTTACATATCTTACGTAGCGCTATCAAACCTGAGAATACCTAAACAGCATCAACAAAGAAAAGGTACAAAGGCTTCTTAAATTCTTCTGAACACGTGACAGGTGAGAAAAGTGATATAGAGTTTGGTATTGGGTATTGGCATTTCACTGCATTTTACTACACTgtgcttttaaacaaataaacacattttcttcagtCTACAGGAATGaattacataatttatttacGGACAATAAAGGCCTTGTTTCTCAATGAAGCCCCAATAGTCACTGCATTAGTAATGGTGGTTAATGGACTGAGAGTGACCACTGAATGTGTCTATagaagcgtgtgtgtgtatgcgtacACACTATGTTGCTGTCACCCCTGACTCTCCAAACCAAGTCCATTTGGTCAGTGGTGATAAATGGTTGGGTCTCTCTCTCAAGGGTATGGCTAATGTGAAAATACCAAATGAACAAGCTTCTTAAAGAGGGAATCTTAAAACATTCTATAGTCAAGCTATTTGGGGTTTAACAAAATTTACATGGTAGGAAGAAATGTATTACACTAATGCCATTTCAAGATGTTGATCTTGAAGGgcacaaaaatgtgttaaaatacataaaaattcTTATGAACAAAACAAACGAACTGAAATGTATGGGTTAGtgagttaaataataaataaggcAAGGAAAGTTTTACCCTCCATGTTCTTACAGTGCAGCATGGTTCTGCGCAAAGAGCCCAAATGGAAGAagcataaaaacaattacaggGTAACCACCTTTACTatgaaatataaacaaataccTGCATGTCCCCATTTAGTATCTGGTAGACCTCTTTGGAATCCAAGAAGCCCTGATACACCTGCCGCTGTTCCTCTGTTAGTCTGCAAAACAgaacctgcacacacacagtagtgcAATAGTGGGTATTGAACAGTGAACATCCATTTTAAAACCCTTTGATAAAGTGCAATGTttgagaagaagagaaattagGGGAGAGCAACGTATTTTTGGAGCCACTGTTATCCCGAGGGAATGACTTAATGAGCTGAAGTGAACTGAGGAGTCAACCAGTGTCAGCTGCAAGGACAGACCAGAGACCAGCCACCTTAATGAATACCTGCACCTTTTACTTTACTAGGACTTTATTAGCTGCCTTCACCTGACTAGGGCCATGTACATTCATCAAATACTCCTTAGACATGGCACATACAGTCACATCCAATCAGACAAACACCTCCCTAGTTAAGAGATCCAGGCGTGCAAACCTGATCAATACTTAGACAGAAGAGGGtcaatgtatgtatttatgtatctaTCCATCTATGTCTGAGTATGAGACATACCTGTTCATTTTTATCAGGTAAGGAGAGGTTGGCCTTGACATCTGCCTTCATCCTCCTCAGCAGGTAAGGATTTATGGTGTCCCTTAGCACGCATGCACACTTAAACGCTGTCTGGACCTGGAAATCAACAATAGTTGAACcttttagcacacacacacacacaaaaactgctttCAGACAAAAGCATTATTCAGTTCTGTCAGACAATCACACCAACACTCACACTTGTCAGTGTGCGTGTTCCCTGAGAGATGATTGTCATTTAGCCCCTCTTCCCACTGCTC
The nucleotide sequence above comes from Channa argus isolate prfri chromosome 1, Channa argus male v1.0, whole genome shotgun sequence. Encoded proteins:
- the ercc6 gene encoding DNA excision repair protein ERCC-6 isoform X2, with product MPVDGSEDQVPSSLSSPVSAALTPGGTEEDGATGGSAVFSFSAKHKGYEASYAVNTGPGEGHSAGKRCGALLQIDRQRIQAASASSGAAELQGLGVAVYDHDVLEQGVLRQVDEAIQEVNQAAAKAEAEKEYNCVFDDLRSVAASLKHINKIIEQLSPYATSSKDISRKIESVKRQKENKEKQLKKLKAKQKRLQAILGGEATQWLEAELLEDDVEEEEAGPSTLGSMLMPAQETEWEELIRKGHMTPFGTSIPQKDVKKEPRKVMLAENSAFDQYLTDQAKLATERKRVPLLKKKRSSGPSPEKDARGKINRTVSFSKDKKLSKRMRKLQITALKAHPKARPKTESKPPKPKKRHHTKGDETDSEGSEYLPSDEGIDPDQEEREAMEEGFGEDDDEEYELKPYKRKTERKGRKKTTKKEESEDEYCPENSDEEEDGKGKANKFKDDGDVEYYRQRIRRWKRQRLQEREEKRERGEEFTDDSDAEFDEGFKVPGFLWKKLYKYQQTGVRWMWELHCQQAGGILGDEMGLGKTIQVISFLAGLSYSKLRTRGSNYRYVGLGPTVIVCPATVMHQWVKEFHTWWPLFRVAVLHETGSFTSNKEKLIPEIASCHGILITSYSAVRNMQDTLQRYDWHYIILDEGHKIRNPNARVTIACKQFRTPHRFILSGSPMQNNLKELWSLFDFVFPGKLGTLPVFMEQFSVPITMGGYSNASPVQVQTAFKCACVLRDTINPYLLRRMKADVKANLSLPDKNEQVLFCRLTEEQRQVYQGFLDSKEVYQILNGDMQVFSGLIALRKICNHPDLFSGGPRMLKGIPEDQLNEEEHFGFWKRSGKLIVVESLLRLWFKQGHRVLLFTQSRQMLDIFEVFVRQNNYSYLKMDGTTTIASRQPLIAHYNEDNSIFIFLLTTKVGGLGVNLTGANRVIIYDPDWNPSTDTQARERAWRIGQKQQVTIYRLLTAGTIEEKIYHRQIFKQFLTNRVLKDPKQRRFFKSNDIYELFTLSDPDGSQGTETSAIFAGTGSDVKAPKKPERPRPSHTVNHGSHALTHSLENQNESGAHSRHSSTNAPALRDGITSLWSKNFHGNPNVPMCSKHTNQNGVDVEPNISANTHHAGREKQDCNAAKPAVKNSDSPSSREDKDSVLTSQQKHREKRKHCDSDKRKHKKRKHSQDARFEGHRISHLVKKKTYKKDSEDSETHDQKKSDDYVLAKLFKKSGIHSVMQHDTIMESSNPDYVLVEAEANRVAKDALKALKVSRQQCRLPFNTPPPPPARKRFGQKKNSLLVSPPVQSISTPSKCKDAAVVKKSVSKKPGAEAHFSGEGAESDLNSTPLSSSSLLAKMKARNHLSLPSSQREEAEEEEDSFGAAGTSSSRAPPTDHDELLVDLRNFVAFQANVDGQATTQEVLEYFKPRLTQEQAPVFRELLRSICDFHRTSGQEGIWRLKEQFR
- the ercc6 gene encoding DNA excision repair protein ERCC-6 isoform X1, with translation MPVDGSEDQVPSSLSSPVSAALTPGGTEEDGATGGSAVFSFSAKHKGYEASYAVNTGPGEGHSAGKRCGALLQIDRQRIQAASASSGAAELQGLGVAVYDHDVLEQGVLRQVDEAIQEVNQAAAKAEAEKEYNCVFDDLRSVAASLKHINKIIEQLSPYATSSKDISRKIESVKRQKENKEKQLKKLKAKQKRLQAILGGEATQWLEAELLEDDVEEEAEAGPSTLGSMLMPAQETEWEELIRKGHMTPFGTSIPQKDVKKEPRKVMLAENSAFDQYLTDQAKLATERKRVPLLKKKRSSGPSPEKDARGKINRTVSFSKDKKLSKRMRKLQITALKAHPKARPKTESKPPKPKKRHHTKGDETDSEGSEYLPSDEGIDPDQEEREAMEEGFGEDDDEEYELKPYKRKTERKGRKKTTKKEESEDEYCPENSDEEEDGKGKANKFKDDGDVEYYRQRIRRWKRQRLQEREEKRERGEEFTDDSDAEFDEGFKVPGFLWKKLYKYQQTGVRWMWELHCQQAGGILGDEMGLGKTIQVISFLAGLSYSKLRTRGSNYRYVGLGPTVIVCPATVMHQWVKEFHTWWPLFRVAVLHETGSFTSNKEKLIPEIASCHGILITSYSAVRNMQDTLQRYDWHYIILDEGHKIRNPNARVTIACKQFRTPHRFILSGSPMQNNLKELWSLFDFVFPGKLGTLPVFMEQFSVPITMGGYSNASPVQVQTAFKCACVLRDTINPYLLRRMKADVKANLSLPDKNEQVLFCRLTEEQRQVYQGFLDSKEVYQILNGDMQVFSGLIALRKICNHPDLFSGGPRMLKGIPEDQLNEEEHFGFWKRSGKLIVVESLLRLWFKQGHRVLLFTQSRQMLDIFEVFVRQNNYSYLKMDGTTTIASRQPLIAHYNEDNSIFIFLLTTKVGGLGVNLTGANRVIIYDPDWNPSTDTQARERAWRIGQKQQVTIYRLLTAGTIEEKIYHRQIFKQFLTNRVLKDPKQRRFFKSNDIYELFTLSDPDGSQGTETSAIFAGTGSDVKAPKKPERPRPSHTVNHGSHALTHSLENQNESGAHSRHSSTNAPALRDGITSLWSKNFHGNPNVPMCSKHTNQNGVDVEPNISANTHHAGREKQDCNAAKPAVKNSDSPSSREDKDSVLTSQQKHREKRKHCDSDKRKHKKRKHSQDARFEGHRISHLVKKKTYKKDSEDSETHDQKKSDDYVLAKLFKKSGIHSVMQHDTIMESSNPDYVLVEAEANRVAKDALKALKVSRQQCRLPFNTPPPPPARKRFGQKKNSLLVSPPVQSISTPSKCKDAAVVKKSVSKKPGAEAHFSGEGAESDLNSTPLSSSSLLAKMKARNHLSLPSSQREEAEEEEDSFGAAGTSSSRAPPTDHDELLVDLRNFVAFQANVDGQATTQEVLEYFKPRLTQEQAPVFRELLRSICDFHRTSGQEGIWRLKEQFR